In Primulina eburnea isolate SZY01 chromosome 5, ASM2296580v1, whole genome shotgun sequence, a single window of DNA contains:
- the LOC140832988 gene encoding uncharacterized protein, translating into MAFVSFLGRLLFVSVFILSAYQEFNEFGADGGPAAKSLKPKFNSFSKHVATQTGIQVPRVEIKHLIMGAIVMKSLGSLLFVFGSTFGAIILLLHQAISAPILYDFYNYDADKTEFTQLFVKFTQSLALLGALLFFIGMKNSMPKRAPKKVPKAKTN; encoded by the exons ATGGCTTTCGTGTCTTTCCTCGGGAGACTCCTCTTCGTCTCGGTCTTCATTCTCTCCGCTTACCAGGA GTTCAATGAGTTTGGAGCTGATGGAGGGCCAGCAGCAAAGTCTTTGAAGCCTAAGTTCAATAGTTTTTCGAAGCATGTTGCCACCCAGACTGGGATCCAAGTTCCGCGAGTGGAA ATTAAACATTTGATCATGGGTGCCATCGTGATGAAGTCGCTGGGGAGTCTGCTCTTCGTGTTTGGGAGCACTTTTGGAGCTATCATCCTC CTTTTGCATCAAGCAATCTCAGCACCAATCTTGTATGACTTCTACAATTACGATGCTGACAAGACAGAATTTACTCAACTATTTGTCAAGTTTACACAG AGTTTGGCATTGCTCGGTGCGCTACTATTCTTCATTGGCATGAAGAACTCTATGCCTAAAAGAGCACCAAAGAAGGTCCCCAAAGCGAAGACAAATTAA